The Pocillopora verrucosa isolate sample1 chromosome 14, ASM3666991v2, whole genome shotgun sequence genome has a segment encoding these proteins:
- the LOC136278249 gene encoding melanocyte-stimulating hormone receptor-like, producing MTNKIQANYSNNTEANPKSGIQTAVIANCILNAPLMLLSIIGNALVLVAILRTPSTRSPSVIFLCNLAVTDFLVGLVVQPTYIAEQIARTVPTLSEAVGAMGFAMCGVSLWTITAITVDRFLALHYHLQYPNLMTTSRAIYTIVTLWCNITLFSFSILWSQRIYYFLTAFCITICLLVCLVCFIKIYRIVRRHQLQIHVQQQAVENSTDAKNHHIRQSTRSAKNIFIYFLAMILCYSPFSIVVIISGFTSVDFKVLQTFPFTVVLMNSSINPFLYCWRMTELRTAVFKTVKLFSCRQTDERALT from the coding sequence AtgacaaacaaaattcaagCGAACTATTCCAACAACACAGAAGCTAACCCCAAGAGTGGTATTCAGACGGCAGTTATTGCAAACTGCATCCTCAATGCACCTTTAATGTTGCTATCCATCATTGGTAACGCTCTTGTGTTAGTCGCCATATTGAGGACGCCATCAACTCGTTCACCGTCCGtcatttttctctgcaatttggCTGTTACAGATTTTCTGGTGGGATTGGTAGTACAACCAACTTATATAGCAGAACAAATAGCAAGAACCGTTCCAACACTATCAGAAGCAGTAGGAGCAATGGGATTTGCCATGTGCGGTGTCTCTCTTTGGACGATAACAGCCATAACAGTGGATCGTTTCTTAGCTCTCCACTATCACCTGCAGTACCCaaatttaatgacaacaagcCGGGCAATCTATACAATAGTAACTCTTTGGTGTAATATCAcgttattctctttttcaattctttggtcgcagcgtatttattattttctgaCAGCTTTTTGTATCACAATTTGCCTTTTagtttgcttggtttgtttCATCAAGATTTACCGAATTGTTCGTCGGCATCAGTTGCAAATTCACGTTCAACAACAAGCAGTGGAAAATTCAACTGATGCAAAAAACCATCACATACGACAATCAACTAGgagtgcaaaaaatatttttatatatttcctcGCGATGATTTTATGTTACtctccattttcaattgttgtaattatttctgGTTTTACTAGTGTAGATTTCAAAGTTTTACAGACTTTCCCATTCACTGTAGTACTCATGAACTCGTCTATCAATCCATTTTTGTATTGTTGGCGAATGACCGAGCTCAGAACggcagtttttaaaacagtgAAGCTTTTTTCTTGCAGACAAACGGATGAAAGAGCTCTAACCTAG
- the LOC136278250 gene encoding alpha-1B adrenergic receptor-like, which produces MTSKFEANYSSNSSANPNIGFETVVTVNCILNAPLMLLSIIGNALLLVAILRTPSIQQTPSLRSPSVIFLCNLAVSDLLVGLVVQPVYIVEQMVRIVPKLQEAVGAMRFAGCGVSLSTMTAITVDRFFALHYHLQHPNLMTTSRAIYTIITIRSINYLNSRILWTFPVTVAFMNSSINPFLYCWRIPGLRTAVFKTARLLSCREMD; this is translated from the exons ATGACAAGCAAGTTTGAAGCAAACTATTCCAGTAATTCATCAGCTAACCCTAACATTGGTTTTGAGACAGTGGTAACTGTAAACTGCATCCTCAATGCACCTTTGATGTTGCTATCCATCATTGGCAACGCTCTTCTATTAGTCGCCATATTGAGGACGCCATCGATTCAACAA ACGCCATCGCTTCGTTCACCGTCCGtcatttttctctgcaatttggCTGTTTCAGATCTTCTGGTGGGATTAGTGGTACAACCAGTTTATATAGTAGAACAAATGGTAAGAATTGTTCCAAAACTACAAGAAGCAGTAGGAGCAATGAGATTTGCTGGGTGCGGTGTCTCTCTCTCGACAATGACAGCCATAACAGTGGATCGTTTCTTTGCTCTCCACTATCACCTGCAGCACCCaaatttaatgacaacaagcCGGGCAATCTATACAATAATAACTATTAGAT CCATTAATTATTTAAACTCAAGAATTCTCTGGACCTTTCCGGTTACTGTAGCATTCATGAATTCGTCTATCAATCCATTTCTATATTGCTGGCGTATTCCCGGGCTCCGAACggcagtttttaaaacagcaaggcTTTTGTCTTGCAGAGAAATGGATTAA